The Deltaproteobacteria bacterium DNA window GCTCGGGGCGCAAGCCTTGGTTGGCGAACACGGCGTAGGTGGTGGCAAGTTCGAGCGGCGTGACCTCGGCCGAGCCCAACGCCACCGAGAGATTCGGCTGCAGGTTGGCGTTGAGGCCGAGTTGCTGGAGATAGGCCAGCAGGTACTTCAGGCCCATGTTGACCGTGATTTTGACCGTGACGACGTTGCGCGAAAAGGCGAGCGCGTCGCGCAGCGTGGTCGGGCCGAAGAACTTGTTCTCGTAATTGTGCGGCGCCCAGACGCCGCTGTTGTCGGCAAACGAGATCGGGCCATCCACCACAATCGAGGCCGGCGTGTAGTTGTGGTCGAGCGCGGCGGCATAGACCAGCGGCTTGAACGCCGAGCCCGGTTGCCGCGCCGCTTGCACTACGCGGTTGAACTGGCTGCGCTCCCAGTCGTAGCCGCCGACCATCGCCTTGACCGCGCCGGAGCTGGGCTCCAGCGCCACCAGCGCGCCTTCCACTAGCGGGCTCTGGTCGAGCACGAAGCGATAGTCGGCTCCCTGGCCGGGCGCGGCCACCTGCACCCGCACCACGTCGCCGGCGCTCAGCGCCGCCAATACCGGTGCACTCTTGCCGTCGCTGGCCGTGGTTTGCAGCAGGCCCTGGAAGCCGGCCACCTTGACCCGCACGATGCCGTTGCGCGTGTCGCTCACCACCGCCTCGTAGGTACGGCGGTGCAGCAGCGGGGTGTCGCCGAGGGCTTGCGCCTGCTGCCGCAAGAACTCGACACTCTCACCCGCAGTGAGGTGCCGTAGCGAGCCCTGATAGCGCTCGCGCGCGTCGAGTTCGCGCAAGCCATCGCGCAGCGCCGTTTCCGCCGCTGCCTGCATGGCCACGTTGACCGGGGTGTAGACCTTGAGGCCGAGCTGATAGGGCGCGCTCTCGCCGTAACGTTCTTCGAGTAGGCGGCGAATGTGCTCGACGTAATCGGGCGCGGCGAGGTAGCTACCCCGCCGCGGTGCCAGCGCGAGGGGCGCGCGCCGTGCGCCCTCGCGTTCACCGGCGGTGATGAGGCCGGCGGCATAGAGGCGGTCGAGCACGTAGCGCTGCCGGGCCTTGGCCTGCGGCCAGTGGCGAAACGGCGAGTAGCGGCTGGGCGCTTGCGGCAAGCCGGCCAGCAGCGCCGCTTCCGCGACGCTGAGGTCGTGCAGCGGCTTTCCAAAATACTCCTGGGCCGCGGCCGCCACCCCGTAGGCGCCGCTGCCGAGATAGATGTGGTTCAGATATAAGTGGAGAATCTCGTCCTTGCTCAACTGCCGTTCCAGCCGCACCGCCAGCACCATCTCGCGCAGCTTGCGCGTGTAACTCTTCTGCGGCGTCAGCAGCAGCGACTTGACCACCTGCTGCGTGATCGTACTGCCGCCCTGCAGCTTGGCGCCCGAGGCCAGGTTGTTGAGCAGCGCGCGCAAGATGCTGACCAGGTCCACGCCCCGATGGCGATAGAAGGCCTCGTCTTCGGCGGCAATGAAGGCGTTGCGCACCAGCACTGGGATCTGCTCGATCGGCGTCAGATAGCGCCGCTCGACATAGAGTTCGCCGATCAGCGTCCCGTCGTCGGCAAAGACCTGCGTGGCCATCGGCGGATGATACTCGCCGATCTGATCCAACGGCGGTAGCGTCGAGGTGACCTCCCAGTAAATCACCGCGACTGCTGCCGTCGCGCCCACGGCCCCGAGCACGACCAGGGTCAAAACCAACTGGCGAACAAAGCGGCCGAAGCGCGAGAACAGGCCACGCTTCGGTTGGCGGCGGTTCATGGCAGTGAGTTAACGATATAGACGACACCGCAGGGGGTCAAGCGCATGGGCAGCAAGCCCATCGGGCCTCCCGGATGCGCAGGTTACACTTGCCCGCGCCGGCACCCAACCCCGCCAGGCCCCACCGCGAGGCCCCGGGCCGCACCGGGCATTGAGGCGAACAAACCTTTGTCTCCGAGATCGGCTTTGGTATACGCTGGCTGCAGCGCTCCCAGCGGAGCCGGGTCGATTGAGAATTCATCATGGCATCCATTTCCCGGCGGGCATTTCTGCAACTCGGTGCCGGCGGCGCGCTGGCACTGAGCTTGCGGCGGCTGACCTGGGCTGAAAGCTTGGCCGCAGCTGCCGCGCCGGCGCCCACGTACCGCGGCTGGGAAGACGTCTACCGTGCGCAATGGCGCTGGGACAAGATCGCGTGCGGCACGCACACGAGCGCGAACTGCATCGCCGCCTGCGCGTGGAACCTGTACGTCCGCGACGGTATCGTCTGGCGCGAGGAGCAGTCGGCGCCGTACGCCGCCTCGAATGCAACCGTGCCCGACTGGAATCCGCGCGGCTGCCAGAAAGGCGCGAGCTGCGCCGACCTGCTGCTCGGCCCGACGCGGCTGCGCTACCCGATCAAGCGGGTGGGGCCACGGGGCTCGGGCCAGTGGCAACGAATCACTTGGGACGAGGCCCTGGGCGAGATCGCCGGCGTGCTGGTCGACACGCTGGTGCGGCGCGGC harbors:
- a CDS encoding PBP1A family penicillin-binding protein encodes the protein MNRRQPKRGLFSRFGRFVRQLVLTLVVLGAVGATAAVAVIYWEVTSTLPPLDQIGEYHPPMATQVFADDGTLIGELYVERRYLTPIEQIPVLVRNAFIAAEDEAFYRHRGVDLVSILRALLNNLASGAKLQGGSTITQQVVKSLLLTPQKSYTRKLREMVLAVRLERQLSKDEILHLYLNHIYLGSGAYGVAAAAQEYFGKPLHDLSVAEAALLAGLPQAPSRYSPFRHWPQAKARQRYVLDRLYAAGLITAGEREGARRAPLALAPRRGSYLAAPDYVEHIRRLLEERYGESAPYQLGLKVYTPVNVAMQAAAETALRDGLRELDARERYQGSLRHLTAGESVEFLRQQAQALGDTPLLHRRTYEAVVSDTRNGIVRVKVAGFQGLLQTTASDGKSAPVLAALSAGDVVRVQVAAPGQGADYRFVLDQSPLVEGALVALEPSSGAVKAMVGGYDWERSQFNRVVQAARQPGSAFKPLVYAAALDHNYTPASIVVDGPISFADNSGVWAPHNYENKFFGPTTLRDALAFSRNVVTVKITVNMGLKYLLAYLQQLGLNANLQPNLSVALGSAEVTPLELATTYAVFANQGLRPEPIFISKIIDSEGNTLAETAPQLRQVIAPATAYQITSMLQDVIRRGTGKKALELERPAAGKTGTTNDFMDAWFVGYTPQLLAGVWVGFDEKRELGAKETGGRVAAPIWTRFMQRALEGQPILDFSVPEGLACVPIDPHSGQRVRFGGAALLECFKPGSEPGASQALVRVADEAPAGAAPAPAVLDFFRSED